In Anopheles arabiensis isolate DONGOLA chromosome 2, AaraD3, whole genome shotgun sequence, the genomic window CATACTACACTCTTGGTGAGTTAATCTCCTTGTCGTTGCGCTTTCCCATTCTCGGCTGCAAGCGTTTGGATAATAGACACTAATTGAAATTACTGCCCGGAAGGTGTTACTTTTGTGAATTTGTTTTGCCTGCGGCTTTTGCGGGTGCTGGTTGAATCCGTCCAGCACATCCTAGTAACAAGCGAACAAGGTGAGGATGGAAATTATTCAGCGCCGCACGTGCACAGTACAAATGGACCCCGCTCCTGGTGGATAAATGGCCTGGAATGCATTGGCAAGCGTAGGATAAAATGTAAGTTAATTAGAGCCTTACAGTTCCGGTTCCGGAAATCCGTACGCTTCCGTTCGCACGTCAAAACAATGGGCAAACTGTGCGTGGTCGTTCGATTGTTCCGACTGCGCGATTGATATCGCCGATAGGGCCAAAAGAGCATGGACTTGGCGGGCACTGTAGGgtaatcaacatcaaatgacAGTGTAAACATCGCAAAGTTGATCATCAACTACAGCTACAGAGGAGGGCTTCCAAGTTCGAAGCCGATTTTGAAGTGTGTACAAAAGGATAGTGGAAGATGTAGGGTCGACATCTAGTCAAACAGCAACGAGCGGAGCTAAACAGTTCCAAAATTGTGTTTCGCCGGTAGAAAAATCTGGAGCAGTGATTTACTTTACTTTGCGCTATGAAATACGATACAAACACTTCCTTGGCCCCTTGCTTGTCGTTTTactgctctctttctctctctctctctctctctctctctctctctctctctctctctttcttgcatTCGCCTGTTTCACCTCCAACGTAGAATAATGTCTGAAAGCTAGGGGAATGGAGAAGCAAGCTTACACAAGCATTATCGAATATCACTCGACGCGTTGGCTGAGTCGCTGTGGTCAATATTCAATTAAGCGAAGTGATCACTCATCGAACACTTTCCACGCTTGATGATGTATTACGCATCAGTCCTTGGAGTGTGAAGGGTGGGTTGGTGGGTGGGTTACTACTGGGACTGTGATTTATCTGTGAAGAGCACACTGTGGATGCAATtcgttgcgcaaaaaaaaggttaccTCTTAAGTGGTATAAGAATGGTGTTGGTACTTACTTACCCGTGTACATACTGCTTAACACAAAAACAGTGAATCCTGAAAAGAGAAACAACAGAAGATTCAAAATTTTCCCTTCTCTAGTATTTCATGCAGGTTAAACATTCAttgaaaatgtgcattttaaaattgagACAAGATATCAAACCAGTAGAGTAATGCTTCCTTCTTGTAAACCGTTATAGCATTTTCACCTACAAAATAACTGCAATATATTGTGAAGGTAGCCATATAAACGTTTAATTAATCTAGATCAAAGCTTCCTAGCGATTTATAAGCACTTATCATAAtcaatcattattattaattaattattattaggAGATCTTTGGATCCAAAATTAGTCTATCTGATTTCTATGTTGAAGAATGTCCTGGGTCTTAACATCCTGCGGGGAGCCTGAAGCTACAATTTAATAAGAATTGATGGGGCGTCTAACAAACGATAAGATGAGTTTATTGAAATTTCTTTCACCAAGTCATACATCTATGAAATATTGTTCATATTCCACTTTATCGAGCTAGCTGTGACATAAGTATGTATTCATATAGAAGTCACTGTTCGTACCACAAGATCAGTGGATTGGCTGCATCTGTAAGCCTGGATTTGACAATTAAGATAACTCTAAGTGAAACTCTAACAACAGATGCGTATAgttgatgaaaaatgaagaatGTGTGAATATTTGACAGTATTATTCCCAATAAAGTCTCCTATGTGATAAGACCATTTGAAAAGTGCATTGTTGGTACTAGAAAACCAAAGGctctaattttaatttattttcaagaCTCTTGTTATTATTCTGTTATCTTATAATCATAGTCATGCCTGCCTATACTgggttttaaatttaatacaaaaaagatGGATTAAGTACAAAGAAgacggatagtcagtcctcgCTACCTAGGACGGTCCATACGAGACATGAACGCGGCTCGACGGGCCGTGCAACTTGATGAATTTATGGGACCACCAGTTTTACTTATAGTTATTATTAGTTATTTGATATAACTTCAACACTCTGCTCGAATACATggtgatgtaaaaaaaatcgtatcaATATAAGGTGCAACTAATAACAAATGTTCTAGACTGACATTCGTTCCTAAATCAAGTAATAGTTGATCTTGATACTTTGACGTTAGACTCTACTTAAAAAACGATTTATACATTTAACATCTTCACGAAGTAGAGACACTTAATAAAACTTCTATTCATGCCAGCCACTGGCTTGCCGTCAACAATCCAAGAAATTTGTTGTTCTACAAAAACGTTCTATCCGCTCTTCATTGTACAATATTGTTTCATGGGTTGTTGAAGTTTGACAAACGCATGATATTTCAGTTGAAAACATTGTAACTTTTTCCTACCATCCATGGATACCGTTGGCGCATTTCCTCGATGTTTTCTCCATGCTCAAATAAAAGTAGCTCATTCCCGAAAGTAATTCCATTAATAGTTTGTCGCTAATGTGTCCCCCTCCTCTTTCTTCCCACCCACGAAGGCGGTAGACGGTCGTTAGAACCCACAAAATTGCCATGATTCAGCATGGTTGAGCCATTCGCTTCGCCACATTGCCCAGGCGAACACCTTCATTTGCGCCTAGCCACAATGCATACAATGCTTTCTTCGGTGGTGGTTTCGCTTCAAAAACGccagcaaaaagcaaaaacacactcacctTGAAGCATCGATCGCTTGTCCTTGCTATGTTTACCCATCCGCCACCGCACTACGGTCCAGACCTTCCTACCTACCAAGGAGCGCAGAATCGTCCACTAACACACGCGTTCAAGCTCGCCATTACTCCCGCCACCACGCGCACAGCGcgaaggaagagaaaccagCACTACAGGCAACCCGATAAGCAACCCTCTTCCAGTGATGCCCGCATCGACCGCGTTGCCCCGCTCGACCACGCTGCCCGCCCTGCCATGCGCGCTCTCACGCTAAACAAACAACCCTGAAAATATATCGCTCGAGCCGGCCCGAAGCTTCAACCAATCACGGCTCGCCTCTTATCCAATCGAAGTGCGCCAGAGAGTGGTGTACAGAGAACGGAGCACTGCGTGGCGGCCGGCTGGTGCGCGGGCGTGCGGAACTCGTGCTGCTCgtggaaatgggaaaaacgCTTTCCCGAGCACACGCGGTGGCTTGCGGGAAAAGTGTGCGCTTCATTCGTGCTGCTCGGCTCGTTAAGTGCGGTTGTGCTCTGGCCGGCTTGCGGGTTTGCCTCTGCGTCAAGTAAAGCAATTTTGCGGTGTGAAGGATTGGACTGTGAGAGTGTGAATTTCAGTGTGGATCAGTGGATATTCGTTGTTGCACCTGAGCGCTATCAGAACCAATttagtttgaatgtgttttgtgATAAAAAGGATTAAAATCGTAGTTCGAACCCTCCGCTGTGTTTCTTGAGTGATTGTGCCGTGCCTGATCGTGTGACCTTGTtcaagtagcagcagcagcagcagtgccatGAGCTTGACTGCTTCCACCGCCAAGTCGATCGTCTCGACGCCCTTTTCGATAAACGACATCCTCACGAGAAGCCGCCGGGTCGAGCGCCACAGTTCGGGCGAATCGTCCGGCAACGAGGAGGACATGCAAACGTTCTACCATCCCCGACATCATCACAACCACTACCACGCACAGCACACGCGACATACGCAGCATGTGCGGCGAGGAACGCTGGAACCTTCCGGGAGTCCACGATCGACCGTCGAAGAAGGACTGTACGGAAAGTTGAGCATGAgctactacaacaacaacaacaacaacaatgctaCCACACCATCCGGTTTCCCCGTAAACGTGCCACCTGCCTTACGCCGAGGGTCGCTCGATTGTTTCATGGTGTCCGCCGAGCCGGTGCGTGAACATGGAGAAGACGTGGCCGCCCGTCCGGACACTGGTGACGGTGGCGGTGATGGTGGGAATCCGTCGGAACGGATTGCCAGCATGCTGCTGGAAGGGGCACGACCGTCCGCATCAGTCACGGCCACTTGTTACCGGCTGAGCAAGGCGGCCCATCAGCGCAGTGAAAGCCCCATCGATATGCGACGGTTGGCGGAAAACGATTCGGGTACGAATGAACCAAGAGTTGCCAAGGGTTACGGCAGTAAACAATTAGCTAAATGTGTATGATCTTTCCCCCGTTTTTGGGGAACAATTGATGTGCACCCTTAACTTAAATGCCTTTCGAAACACGTGCCTTCTACTGTGCTGTGTCTTGTTTGTCAGTGAATGCCTTACAATAAACCACCCAATCCCATTTTCTCCCCTGTGCAGATTGTGACTCATCGCCCTCGCCTTACACCGGTTCGTTGGGGCTACACGGTGGCCAGGCGACAACGCTGCACCCGAGCGAGGAGATGCCGTCCGCAAGGAAAAAGCGCTCCCGAGCGGCCTTCAGCCATGCTCAGGTGTTTGAGCTGGAGCGTCGCTTCGCCCAGCAGCGCTACCTGTCCGGGCCGGAGCGTTCCGAGCTGGCGAAAAACTTGCGGCTCACGGAAACGCAGGTCAAGATCTGGTTCCAGAACCGTCGCTACAAAACGAAGAGGAAACAGATCCAACAGCACGAGGCCGCCCTGCTGAGTGCGACCAAGCGGGTGCCGGTGCAGGTGCTGGTGCGGGAGGACGGATCGTACGGACCGATGCTGGCCGCCGGTCAACCACACTACGCCACCGGGCTGGATCCGGCCCTGCTGAACGTCTATCGGCATCAGGTAAGGATCAAGCCGGGAAGGACCTTATGCTTAGGTTTTCgattttgcaatattttctactttccatttttccttGAATTCCCCATCGCAGATACAGATGGCGTACGGTATGCCGGGAATTCCTTCGATGCCCTTCTCCTACTTCTACCCCTCGAAGATGGCCACCGTGCCGAACGGGCCGATAGCTCCTTCCGTCGTCCTGTCCGCACCGTCCTCATCGTCGTCCACCTCGTCCAACTCCTGCAAGCCGCCCAGCTCTCACCACGGTCCACTTCAGGGCGCATCTTCAGGGCCGCTGAACTTCTCCACCCGGTGCGATAGTGATGCGGAAAATGTAAACTCAACCGGACGAAGGTCACCCTCGGAGCTGTCCGGACCGGGCTCGGATGACGTGCGGTCGCGCAGCCGGATGGATGTGGATGTAAGCGGCCACTGCAGTGTGCTGTCGTCGGCGGGCGAAGGCGACGAGGACGAGTGTGAAAATGTGGAGATCGATTAATGTGGATAGGTGAGGCGGTTGTGGCTGGGTTAATGTGTACATAACGTTGTTTACTGTGAGTAGCGCACAAAAATACTCTTAATGTAGGTTAATAATGCTCCCTGTTGTAAAatgtaatggaaaataaatgattttttgataaatgacAAGTACAAGCAATTCATTTGGGATCATTTTTTGAAGACAATTaaatatacagggttttttgATTTACTTGAGAAACTACGTAATCGTCATAATGTGGTATTACCATTGAACAAAAGTGGATTTTGCGTATTAAATCGTTCTTTCTCGACGTGAACCGTtggaaattgcatttttgtcaTAATTTATACTGTATTGTGGGCCAATAACATTGTATTTTAGCACTGGCATTAACATGTGTgactcaacaacatgcccgacatgagttcaagcccagTATGAACCGGACTAGTTCCCCATTCTCCGGACGAATTATCCTGCTTTGGATAGACAATTAAGTCCATAGCCAAGTCCATTTAGGGACGTATACGTTGTTCCACCGAATATTAAAACGAATATTGTACATTCTTCGAGTTGGCATCGTTACCGACTCGAAATAATAAACCAATAAATTACTCAATGGCATCCGCTCATCTATACTTTGTATCTGCCCAGCGCTTCCTTATATCCGATACATGGGTGGTCATTTGCGCGGGGTCGATTGGAGCAATGATCGATCGTAAAACTCACCACACCAACTTCATCCAGCGTCAATGATAGTGCCACCTAGTTAGGCGAAAGGGCAGACGGTTAGCATGGTCGTAAAATGGTTGCTAGCTCGGGCTAGCTTAACCATAACATATGCCCGCTGTGCTTGCGCTCCGCACAAACTCATTGTCAACGGAGGGGGCGGCAATGGGTGCCCCCCTATCGGTCGAGCGCTTTGCGTAAGAGGACTACAACCTTAACGCAAGATATTGCCCAGGATTCTGGAAGGTTTACGAAAGAGTTTGGGTCGTCCAAACTGACTACAGTTTCAGTCATTTAAGTCGAATTGCTTCATAGCTCGGCAATCGCAGCAAGGTGATAAAACAGCACTTGCACCGTGTGGCACGAGTGTGGCAAGTATGACTTCAGCGATCGGAGCTGTCGTaaattcttcccttttttcgttgtttggaTTTTCGACCAGCAAGTGGGGAGGTCCACATGGATCGACGAGCTCCGACACGATCACCTACAGAAAGTCATTTGGGGAAAACATTTGCCGAAGCCAACGGCACGGGTCTGGCTTTTCTGGAGCGGATCTGGTGAAAACAATTGTTCATTTAGAATTGCGCTCCCTCCTTCCCGAAGGTCTCGGGGGGAGGCCTAGTAATGACTGGTGGCGTCGTAAAAAACGTCCATGAAGTCGGCCCCCGCACGCGATATAAACAAAGGATGCGCGTTGCGTATCCGCCGTTATGCCGAGGAGGTTGCCTGGTTGGAGGTGCGACCTGCCCATGAACGGCCGATCGCACGCGTCCTAACCTCAGGCGATCAAAAACGACTCTTCTGAAAACTCTCAGCGGCAGCGGTGTAGACCAATCCCCACGACCGGCGTCCACACGATGCTCACATGTGCGTTACCGGGCTTCCCGGGGCAAACCGATGTTGAAAAGCCAATTATTTAGATTATCCCGGGTCCCGGGTCGCCCAACTAAAGGCCCGTCAAGTGTCCTAGCTGTGAGGCATGGGAAGAGGGAGGAGGAAggcgcacagacacacacaccgggcaaGGAAACAGATAGCGAGCGTTACAcgtaaacaaagcaaaaggcattaaaaaatcaaaatgaatGAAGATCATTACAATCGTGCTACGGATCGTTCAACTAGGAAAAGCAATGGTTCACACtttttctgcgtttttttgttgttgcgtcgTAGGTGTCTCTTTCTCGTGTTTGCCGGATGCTGCAGAACGATAAAGCAAGAGCGCCAACGGGTTTAACTGATTGGACCAGTTGTGGTTAGTGGGCATCGATTTTTACCGATTGATTGTTCTTCGAATTGTTTATCGTGGAACGTTCTAGTTGAGGCAATCCGTATAAATTAGCGGCGATGCCGTCATGTGACGCAAACGATACTTGCGCAATTCATTTTGAATACGTTAGTAGCGGAGGTGGAATGTTGTGGACTTtgccgaagattttatattttgatCTGGGGTATTAACACCAAATCAAGTTTCTCAAGTTCTTAAAATATCAGAATAAAGTCATCTAGGATAAATGTCCAAttggatttttaaaattttccaacTTTAAAAATTGAAAGTCTTAAATTAATCAATAATTACAATGGTAGATACTCCAAAAAAGTTAGgcaattgtaaaaaaatgatttaatttacaatCAACTATATATAAACCGTATCTTCCTTGAACACAGCTGTAATCTCGAGACCGGGAAATTAAATTAGAAATagcaatacagggtttcgaatcatataagggaatagttcaataacttaggggaatgttgcaaatcggtaggggaatgttgcatgaAACCTATGATagtttgcaatcatataggGGAGTGTTGCAATCTACTATgggaattttgcaagcgtACTTTGGAGCTGCCATCAGATTGTGGGTGCTGTTGTAAATACCTCAAAATATTTTTGTCAATTTTACTAACTTATCTCGTTTAATTATGGCTCCgcagcaggatttatttagtttatcatgTGTACAGCTGAAtcccacacgaaaacaactacaaatgatgtttttaaaaaaaaaacgcttgcaAAGTTcgcctaatcgattgcaacactTCCCTATATTattgcaaacttccacagcttgcttgcaacattcccctaccgatttgcaacattcccctaagtgattaaaatattcccttatatgattcaaaaccctgtaactgcaacgatttatttaaaaaaaaactcgaaaGGCTTTCGTTATTTAAAGATGATTGAAATTGGTTTAATTTAAGTTTAATGCAACATCAAGTCTTTCAGATAATTTTGTGGAACGGGTTATTATTAAAGtaatattattaaatttgttaaaCAATCTCTGTCAACGTATTTGTATAATTTCTTTGCATAATATTACAGATTAATTTGTATTTGTCATATAGAATCACTATTTTTTCGGAATTGTCAAATTTCGATTGTCTTTACTACTATTGAAACCTTCTTTGTTCTATTAATCATTAGCTAAATGAACGATATCTCACCGAAATAAACGTTTTAGCAATTTAAGCAAAAATAATTCCCTGCACTGCGTTCTGAGGCTCTTCGGTGTGAGTTGTGGATGTCTTTTAATCAGCTTGAAATTCCGTTTCAATTGAAAATGCTTCTCGAGAACAATTCCAGCAAGCGGGAAACAATAAGTCAATTAGCAATTGATATAATTTCCgcctatttttttcttcttctattagTCCACCTTTACTCCTTGCAGATCCTTCACTTTGTGCAGAGCAGCTTGAATAGATGTCCGCTCCGCTCCTACTAGCCGCGTTGCCAGACGTTGCCACTCATCGAACGTTAAAAGCGGCGCGCAGTGAAAATGGAAGCAAACTTCCCCACAAATGACGCTCGTCGTATCGATACAACATGGATAATTTATGCCAATCACATAAATGGTCTTTTTCGTGgactttttttcctctcgccGATGTTTTATTGCGTTGCGAATAAAAAAGTTTACTCTTTTGTCAGTGCCTTTCCCGCCCCATCTCGGAAACAGTTTCTCCGGTTCGATCGAAACGATTAGTGATAAGTGAAGCGTTTCAGCACCAATCAAAGGACTACCTATCGAGAcgccaagcagcagcagtagcaacagcaacagtagcaaaagaaaagcgaaagaaaatcaTGCAAAAAGAAAGCGCTTTTTCTCCGGCCGTGCTCGCTGTGGTTGTACAGTGTCGGTGAACATAATTCCAACcgaagcaaagaaaagaaaagaaaagcggaAGAGGTCCGCGCGGGCGATGGCGAAGAAACGAGCGAATCAAAACATGAAGCAACGCTAATGGGCACccttttcaatcattttctcAATTGCGACACTAATTTCGAACCCATCGAACCCAATTG contains:
- the LOC120898216 gene encoding uncharacterized protein LOC120898216, whose amino-acid sequence is MLQQGYYDLTHTEASSGSEANNNTPFSVKDILNMVESGAGVVDGYLNCQMESPSNHFSYPAYSSYDTSYHPPDPYGMISHGYLSQTHHHHHDLNYGSASYDFGSSSMPSSILPSHLPPPHYSHGQSYGSYGTHSTPVIGATNATSSPALSSVASSVGSELELGGYGTVDKSSLMNGHEHPCSNFLLQDVRPTLLDTSTPLDSASGTQSPADGIKIKDESFSSVSTCVTSEHVQELDSLCQLNNNNTTEEDMLQKECSTQLVTSSRSELRKNGKLRAKRKPRILFSQGQVLELERRFRQQRYLSAPERETLASILKLTPTQVKIWFQNRRYKSKRVQIESASVAKCDATSSTGVAGPRCPSDSSGSSSKDYDELSPALGMPTVGTQGTGSYGAGYHGSSASGTAGAMGSVMSSGAGSSSTVPPPPPYPTYGLQYSEQYSSPPPPPPPPNPYYDQKVSYCSSSSSSSSAMSLTASTAKSIVSTPFSINDILTRSRRVERHSSGESSGNEEDMQTFYHPRHHHNHYHAQHTRHTQHVRRGTLEPSGSPRSTVEEGLYGKLSMSYYNNNNNNNATTPSGFPVNVPPALRRGSLDCFMVSAEPVREHGEDVAARPDTGDGGGDGGNPSERIASMLLEGARPSASVTATCYRLSKAAHQRSESPIDMRRLAENDSDCDSSPSPYTGSLGLHGGQATTLHPSEEMPSARKKRSRAAFSHAQVFELERRFAQQRYLSGPERSELAKNLRLTETQVKIWFQNRRYKTKRKQIQQHEAALLSATKRVPVQVLVREDGSYGPMLAAGQPHYATGLDPALLNVYRHQIQMAYGMPGIPSMPFSYFYPSKMATVPNGPIAPSVVLSAPSSSSSTSSNSCKPPSSHHGPLQGASSGPLNFSTRCDSDAENVNSTGRRSPSELSGPGSDDVRSRSRMDVDVSGHCSVLSSAGEGDEDECENVEID